Proteins encoded within one genomic window of Oryza glaberrima chromosome 12, OglaRS2, whole genome shotgun sequence:
- the LOC127756222 gene encoding uncharacterized protein LOC127756222 isoform X1, which translates to MLRSTFPLVSHLPSRKPPPIRPRPPPVRPYASSAASPPPPPPPPASAYVHLPFCRKRCHYCDFPIVALGTSSPPTSPHGGDGDDPRIADYVRLLLREVAATRPVSDDGVPLDTVFFGGGTPSLVPPRLVAAVLDALRARFGLSASPEVSIEMDPGTFDAAKLRELVGLGVNRVSLGVQAFQEDLLRACGRAHGLREVHDAVGIVTACEGLQNWSMDLISSLPNQTEEMWEESLRCTVDARPTHVSVYDLQIEQGTKFGQLYTPGVYPLPNERDSANFYKIASKRLSEAGYNHYEISSYCKTGYECKHNVTYWQNRSFYAFGLGSASYINGIRFSRPRRMKEYAEWVQKLENGVWSHESGNSGIKDMAMDVVMLSLRTAWGLDVQSFSKTFGRSLTESLCNTFRPFVESGLVIAMDMERRALQPSEFELDLQHDGENGSRVAFIRLSDPDGFLLSNELISLAFGIISP; encoded by the exons ATGCTAAGGTCAACCTTCCCGCTCGTCTCCCACCTCCCATCCCGCAAACCACCCCCAATCCGCCCACGCCCACCACCTGTTCGGCCCTATGCCtcttccgccgcctcgcctcctcctcctcctccgccgccggcgtccgctTACGTCCACCTCCCCTTCTGCCGCAAGCGCTGCCACTACTGCGACTTCCCCATCGTCGCCCTCGGCACCTCCTCGCCCCCGACATCCCCACacggcggggacggcgacgacccGAGGATCGCCGACTacgtccgcctcctcctccgcgaggTCGCCGCCACGCGCCCCGTGTCCGACGACGGGGTGCCCCTCGATACCGTCTTCTTCGGTGGCGGCACGCCGTCGCTGGTCCCGCCGAGGCTCGTCGCCGCGGTGCTCGACGCGCTGCGGGCCAGGTTCGGGCTGTCGGCGTCCCCGGAGGTGTCCATCGAGATGGACCCCGGGACGTTCGACGCCGCCAAGCTGAGGGAGCTGGTGGGGCTGGGCGTCAACCGGGTGTCCCTCGGCGTGCAGGCGTTCCAGGAGGACCTGCTCCGTGCGTGCGGCCGCGCGCACGGCCTGCGGGAGGTGCACGACGCGGTCGGCATCGTGACGGCGTGCGAGGGGCTGCAGAACTGGAGCATGGACCTCATCTCGTCGCTGCCCAACCAGACAGAGGAGATGTGGGAGGAGAGCTTGAGGTGCACGGTGGATGCCCGTCCCACGCATGTGTCTGTCTATGACTTGCAGATCGAGCAGGGAACCAAGTTTGGGCAACT ATATACACCTGGTGTTTATCCGCTTCCAAATGAGAGAGATTCTGCAAACTTCTATAAGATAGCTTCGAAACGTCTTTCTGAAGCAGGATATAACCATTATGAAATCAGTAGCTATTGCAAGACTGGGTATGAGTGCAAGCACAATGTAACATATTGGCAAAACCGGTCATTCTATGCATTTGGTCTTGGATCCGCTAGCTACATCAATGGTATCAGGTTCTCCAGGCCCAGAAGAATGAAGGAATATGCAGAGTGGGTTCAGAAATTGGAAAATGGAGTGTGGAGCCATGAGTCTGGCAATTCTGGGATAAAGGACATGGCAATGGACGTGGTGATGCTATCACTGAGAACAGCATGGGGCCTAGATGTGCAAAGTTTCAGTAAAACCTTCGGAAGGAGTCTGACAGAGTCATTGTGCAACACATTTAGGCCTTTTGTGGAGAGTGGGCTTGTAATTGCCATGGATATGGAACGGCGAGCTTTGCAACCAAGTGAATTTGAGTTGGACTTGCAACATGATGGTGAGAATGGAAGCAGAGTTGCCTTCATCCGTCTGAGTGACCCAGATGGTTTTTTGTTGTCCAATGAGTTGATTTCACTTGCATTTGGAATTATTTCACCATAA
- the LOC127756723 gene encoding pentatricopeptide repeat-containing protein OGR1, mitochondrial, with protein MSVSAAAAAARHLESLLPRLASLRHYLQFHARLLTSGHLGAHPGLRARFLDRLALSPHPAALPHALLLLRSLPTPATNDLNAALRGLAASPHPARSLLLLAGRLLPALLPRPDALSLSFALKASARCSDAHTTVQLHALVLRLGVAADVRLLTTLLDSYAKCGDLASARKVFDEMTVRDVATWNSLLAGLAQGTEPNLALALFHRLANSFQELPSREEPNEVTIVAALSACAQIGLLKDGMYVHEFAKRFGLDRNVRVCNSLIDMYSKCGSLSRALDVFHSIKPEDRTLVSYNAAIQAHSMHGHGGDALRLFDEMPTRIEPDGVTYLAVLCGCNHSGLVDDGLRVFNSMRVAPNMKHYGTIVDLLGRAGRLTEAYDTVISMPFPADIVLWQTLLGAAKMHGVVELAELAANKLAELGSNVDGDYVLLSNVYASKARWMDVGRVRDTMRSNDVRKVPGFSYTEIDGVMHKFINGDKEHLRWQEIYRALEDIVSRISELGYEPETSNVLHDIGEEEKQYALCYHSEKLAIAFGLIATPPGETLRVIKNLRICGDCHVVAKLISKAYGRVIVIRDRARFHRFEDGQCSCRDYW; from the coding sequence AtgtcggtgtcggcggcggcggcggcggcgcggcatctGGAATCCCTCCTCCCGCGCCTGGCCTCCCTCCGCCACTACCTGCAGTTCCACGCGCGCCTCCTCACCTCGGGCCACCTCGGCGCCCACCCGGGCCTCCGCGCCCGCTTCCTCGACCGCCTCGCGCTctcgccgcaccccgccgcgcTCCCCcacgcgctgctcctcctccgctccctcccTACCCCGGCCACCAACGACCTCAACGCCGCGCTCAGGgggctcgccgcctcgccgcaccCGGCccgctcgctcctcctcctcgcgggccgcctcctccccgccctGCTCCCTCGCCCCGACGCGCTCTCGCTCTCCTTCGCGCTCAAGGCGTCCGCCCGCTGCTCCGACGCGCACACCACGGTGCAGCTCCACGCGCTCGtcctccgcctcggcgtcgccgccgacgtccggCTGCTAACCACGCTGCTTGACTCGTACGCCAAGTGTGGAGATCTCGCGTCCGCGCGGaaggtgtttgatgaaatgaCCGTGCGGGACGTGGCCACATGGAACTCGCTGCTGGCGGGGCTAGCGCAAGGCACGGAGCCTAACCTTGCTCTTGCGCTGTTCCACAGGCTGGCTAACAGCTTCCAGGAGTTGCCGTCGAGGGAGGAACCCAATGAGGTGACTATTGTTGCGGCGCTTTCCGCGTGTGCGCAGATTGGCTTGTTAAAAGATGGGATGTATGTGCACGAGTTTGCTAAAAGATTTGGACTGGATCGCAATGTTCGGGTCTGCAATTCACTAATTGACATGTACTCCAAGTGTGGCTCGCTGTCAAGGGCCCTGGATGTGTTCCATTCCATCAAGCCGGAAGACCGGACGCTTGTGTCCTACAATGCTGCAATTCAGGCACATTCCATGCATGGGCATGGGGGTGATGCACTGAGattgtttgatgaaatgcccACACGCATTGAGCCAGATGGAGTGACTTACCTTGCTGTGTTGTGCGGGTGCAACCATTCTGGCCTTGTGGATGATGGGCTCAGGGTATTCAACTCGATGCGAGTTGCTCCAAATATGAAGCACTATGGAACAATTGTGGACCTTCTTGGCCGTGCAGGCCGTCTCACTGAGGCATATGACACCGTCATTTCTATGCCATTTCCAGCTGATATTGTCCTTTGGCAGACATTGTTGGGTGCAGCCAAGATGCATGGGGTTGTTGAGCTTGCGGAGTTGGCTGCCAATAAACTTGCTGAGCTTGGTTCTAATGTCGATGGTGACTATGTGCTCCTATCGAATGTTTATGCATCCAAGGCTCGGTGGATGGATGTTGGTCGAGTACGTGATACCATGCGAAGCAACGATGTGCGAAAAGTTCCTGGCTTCAGCTACACAGAAATAGATGGAGTAATGCATAAGTTTATTAATGGTGACAAAGAGCACCTGAGGTGGCAAGAGATATACAGAGCACTGGAGGACATTGTATCAAGAATTAGTGAGCTAGGATATGAGCCAGAGACAAGCAATGTACTGCATGACATTGGGGAGGAGGAAAAACAGTATGCATTGTGTTATCATAGTGAGAAGCTGGCCATTGCATTTGGGTTGATTGCAACACCACCTGGGGAGACTCTTCGGGTGATCAAAAATCTCCGAATATGTGGGGACTGTCATGTGGTGGCAAAGCTCATCTCTAAAGCTTATGGTCGTGTTATTGTCATTCGGGACAGGGCGAGATTCCATCGATTTGAAGATGGGCAGTGTTCCTGCAGGGATTACTGGTAA
- the LOC127756222 gene encoding uncharacterized protein LOC127756222 isoform X2 — MLRSTFPLVSHLPSRKPPPIRPRPPPVRPYASSAASPPPPPPPPASAYVHLPFCRKRCHYCDFPIVALGTSSPPTSPHGGDGDDPRIADYVRLLLREVAATRPVSDDGVPLDTVFFGGGTPSLVPPRLVAAVLDALRARFGLSASPEVSIEMDPGTFDAAKLRELVGLGVNRVSLGVQAFQEDLLRACGRAHGLREVHDAVGIVTACEGLQNWSMDLISSLPNQTEEMWEESLRCTVDARPTHVSVYDLQIEQGTKFGQLWVEPIRLTLNPVLDKVATIYTWCLSASK, encoded by the exons ATGCTAAGGTCAACCTTCCCGCTCGTCTCCCACCTCCCATCCCGCAAACCACCCCCAATCCGCCCACGCCCACCACCTGTTCGGCCCTATGCCtcttccgccgcctcgcctcctcctcctcctccgccgccggcgtccgctTACGTCCACCTCCCCTTCTGCCGCAAGCGCTGCCACTACTGCGACTTCCCCATCGTCGCCCTCGGCACCTCCTCGCCCCCGACATCCCCACacggcggggacggcgacgacccGAGGATCGCCGACTacgtccgcctcctcctccgcgaggTCGCCGCCACGCGCCCCGTGTCCGACGACGGGGTGCCCCTCGATACCGTCTTCTTCGGTGGCGGCACGCCGTCGCTGGTCCCGCCGAGGCTCGTCGCCGCGGTGCTCGACGCGCTGCGGGCCAGGTTCGGGCTGTCGGCGTCCCCGGAGGTGTCCATCGAGATGGACCCCGGGACGTTCGACGCCGCCAAGCTGAGGGAGCTGGTGGGGCTGGGCGTCAACCGGGTGTCCCTCGGCGTGCAGGCGTTCCAGGAGGACCTGCTCCGTGCGTGCGGCCGCGCGCACGGCCTGCGGGAGGTGCACGACGCGGTCGGCATCGTGACGGCGTGCGAGGGGCTGCAGAACTGGAGCATGGACCTCATCTCGTCGCTGCCCAACCAGACAGAGGAGATGTGGGAGGAGAGCTTGAGGTGCACGGTGGATGCCCGTCCCACGCATGTGTCTGTCTATGACTTGCAGATCGAGCAGGGAACCAAGTTTGGGCAACT GTGGGTCGAACCTATCAGACTTACCCTAAACCCTGTTCTTGACAAAGTAGCAACT ATATACACCTGGTGTTTATCCGCTTCCAAATGA